In Alkalidesulfovibrio alkalitolerans DSM 16529, one genomic interval encodes:
- a CDS encoding alkaline phosphatase family protein — MIPDRSRLAILGLDGLSLDMTRTLCGLTNLPALAGIVDDPRAHAVRSELPELSPVNWTSLATGLGPEEHGVFGFTGIGSDDYAVRVGDADDIRAPRFWERLGARGLTCKVVNWPNAYPARPFPGMLVAGFVAPELSRACHPPVLARILGGKGYRLEADTARGKDDPDLLLRELHAMIASRRLALDLLWPDLAFDCFALVLTETDRLFHFLLHAVLDQTHPLHGACMAWLSAFDALVGEFLERFATLPEPRRLMVVADHGFAPLITEVDVNAWLVRHGFLRLAGRPRHELDAAVIAPGSRALALDPGRVFVHVRDRFARGSVPPAERRAVARDVAEGLMALRFKGEPVMERIFTGEELYPGAIENGFAAQVPDLVCQARPGFSLTAKWDRGEIFGRFGRSGCHAAQGALWFDTRGSRPERMRDAGREITRHFEGRDGLTSGLVTA; from the coding sequence ATGATCCCTGATCGCTCCCGTCTGGCCATTCTGGGCCTGGACGGCCTCTCCCTGGATATGACCCGCACCCTGTGCGGCCTGACGAACCTTCCCGCGCTCGCAGGCATCGTCGACGACCCTCGCGCCCATGCCGTGCGCAGCGAACTGCCCGAGCTTTCGCCCGTGAACTGGACCTCCCTGGCCACGGGGCTTGGCCCGGAGGAGCACGGCGTGTTCGGCTTCACGGGCATCGGCTCCGACGACTATGCCGTGCGCGTGGGCGACGCGGACGATATCCGCGCCCCACGCTTCTGGGAGAGACTGGGAGCGCGGGGCCTGACCTGCAAGGTCGTGAACTGGCCGAATGCCTACCCGGCCCGGCCCTTTCCCGGCATGCTCGTGGCCGGGTTCGTGGCCCCCGAGCTTTCCCGCGCCTGCCATCCGCCGGTCCTGGCCCGCATCCTGGGCGGCAAGGGCTACCGCCTGGAGGCCGACACCGCGCGCGGCAAGGACGATCCGGACCTTTTGCTGCGCGAGTTGCACGCCATGATCGCAAGCCGCCGCCTGGCCCTGGACCTTCTGTGGCCGGACCTGGCCTTCGACTGCTTCGCCCTGGTGCTTACGGAGACGGACCGGCTCTTCCATTTCCTGCTGCACGCCGTGCTCGACCAGACCCATCCCCTGCACGGGGCCTGCATGGCCTGGCTTTCGGCCTTCGATGCGTTGGTGGGGGAATTCCTGGAGCGCTTCGCCACGCTGCCTGAGCCCAGACGGCTGATGGTCGTGGCGGACCACGGCTTCGCACCGCTTATCACCGAGGTGGACGTGAACGCCTGGCTTGTACGCCACGGATTTTTGCGCCTCGCGGGCAGGCCGCGCCACGAACTGGACGCGGCCGTAATCGCGCCTGGCTCGCGCGCCCTGGCCCTGGACCCCGGCCGCGTCTTCGTCCATGTCAGGGACCGTTTCGCACGCGGGAGCGTGCCCCCGGCCGAGAGGCGGGCCGTGGCCCGTGACGTCGCCGAGGGGCTCATGGCCCTGCGCTTTAAGGGCGAGCCAGTGATGGAGCGGATATTCACGGGCGAGGAGCTTTACCCCGGAGCGATCGAAAACGGATTCGCGGCCCAGGTGCCGGATCTGGTCTGCCAAGCCAGGCCGGGTTTCTCCCTGACCGCCAAATGGGATCGCGGCGAGATATTCGGCCGTTTCGGACGCAGCGGCTGCCACGCGGCCCAGGGCGCGCTGTGGTTCGACACACGAGGCTCGCGGCCGGAGCGCATGCGCGACGCTGGCCGGGAAATCACGAGGCATTTCGAGGGGCGCGACGGCCTGACGAGCGGCCTCGTCACGGCCTGA
- a CDS encoding sensor histidine kinase has translation MDGPGDGNRAALDAPGLRVPDDAASRLLDAAPFGVLCYRLAGDDLLLAGGNPAAERILGLSLSNRLGERIESIFPGLAATDVPARFRTVARGGESLRFERISYADGRVSGAYDYSAYRFAPDMVAVSFEDITQRKRDEAALRESRELYSRLFKESHMAAVLVNPGNGRIMDVNEAATAFYGYPYEILRRMNVADLCTEPPDSVERSLREAAQKEQSRLEVHHRLASGETRAVEIFSGPITLGGEPWLLSFVHDISERRRMEDELARLLMEKELLLREMHHRVANNLQLLSSLVRLQSFSTNEPTAQKALQVVDSRLSTIAASHGALRGRGGETTAPLDEYAATVVRPLALLGEQKGVSIILEAPDTRVGAELATPLGLIMNELVTNSLKHAFGDEGGEIRVRLTCDHETLRLEVSDNGRGLGEGAGNGTGMDIVQALARQIGGSVETQSGPEGVSVRMSCPLPKNVDCATPEAG, from the coding sequence ATGGACGGACCAGGCGACGGGAATCGCGCGGCGCTCGACGCTCCGGGACTTCGCGTTCCAGACGATGCAGCGTCGAGACTGCTTGATGCCGCGCCCTTCGGCGTGCTCTGCTACCGCCTTGCAGGCGACGACCTGTTGCTTGCGGGCGGCAACCCGGCTGCCGAGCGCATCCTGGGCCTGAGCCTGTCCAATCGCCTGGGCGAGCGCATCGAGAGCATCTTTCCCGGCCTGGCCGCGACCGATGTGCCTGCGCGCTTCCGGACCGTGGCCAGGGGCGGCGAGTCCCTGCGCTTCGAGCGCATCAGCTATGCTGACGGACGCGTCTCGGGAGCCTACGACTATTCCGCGTATCGTTTCGCGCCGGACATGGTGGCCGTGTCCTTCGAGGACATCACCCAGCGCAAGCGCGACGAGGCCGCCCTGCGCGAGAGCCGCGAACTGTATTCGAGGCTCTTCAAGGAGAGCCACATGGCGGCGGTGCTCGTCAACCCCGGCAACGGGCGGATCATGGACGTCAACGAGGCCGCGACCGCGTTCTACGGTTATCCGTACGAGATCCTGCGGCGCATGAACGTGGCGGACCTGTGCACCGAGCCGCCCGACTCGGTCGAAAGGAGCCTGCGCGAGGCCGCGCAGAAGGAGCAAAGCCGCCTGGAGGTCCACCATCGCCTCGCCTCGGGCGAAACGCGCGCGGTGGAGATATTTTCCGGCCCCATCACCCTGGGTGGAGAGCCCTGGCTGCTCTCCTTCGTTCACGACATCAGCGAGCGACGGCGGATGGAGGACGAACTCGCGCGACTGCTCATGGAGAAGGAGTTGTTGCTGCGCGAGATGCACCACCGGGTGGCCAACAACCTGCAATTGCTTTCGAGCCTTGTCCGGCTGCAATCCTTTTCGACCAACGAGCCGACCGCGCAAAAAGCCCTTCAGGTCGTGGACAGCCGCCTGAGCACCATCGCCGCCTCGCACGGAGCGTTGCGCGGTCGAGGAGGCGAGACCACCGCGCCCCTCGACGAGTACGCGGCGACGGTCGTGAGGCCCTTGGCGCTCCTTGGCGAGCAGAAGGGGGTCTCGATCATCCTCGAAGCCCCGGACACGCGCGTGGGGGCCGAATTGGCCACGCCGCTTGGGCTGATCATGAACGAACTGGTGACCAACTCCCTCAAGCATGCCTTTGGGGACGAGGGCGGCGAGATTCGGGTGAGGTTGACCTGCGACCACGAGACGCTTCGCCTGGAGGTCTCGGACAACGGCCGGGGCCTTGGCGAAGGCGCGGGCAACGGCACGGGCATGGACATCGTGCAGGCCCTGGCGCGCCAGATCGGAGGCTCTGTGGAGACGCAAAGCGGCCCAGAGGGCGTGAGCGTGCGCATGTCCTGCCCGCTGCCCAAGAACGTCGATTGCGCAACGCCTGAAGCTGGGTAG
- a CDS encoding ATP-dependent helicase, translated as MPINYDTDLNPAQAAAVLHESGPLLVIAGAGSGKTRTIVYRLARLVEQGTQPENILLLTFTRKASQEMLARASHLLHRGLSQASGGTFHSFAYSQLRRFANFAGYGNGFTIMDRSDATGLVKEARERLALGKGDKAFPKRDTLLEIVSKARNKERDVDQVVAAEYIHLLPYAEDLSRIAGEYAALKKAHALLDYDDLLFELERLLVAEPQVLAQVTARWRHVMVDEYQDTNLVQARLVKLLAGEERNVCAVGDDAQSIYAFRGANVANILAFGQTFPGAAIVRLEQNYRSTQPILDLTNRILENAREKYDKHLFTERADGALPEVVRTISDASQARAVMEKLSELRRDHALHEIAVLFRAGFQSYPLELELNKLGVPFQKFGGIRFTEAAHIKDVLAFLRLAVNPADLSAWRRALELVRGIGPKTALAVAQAAITGDGATLAKHAKKRPALAEILALIERLRAERPEPRRALDLAIGFYTPILMELHPDDHPRRQQGLDELMGLSAPYRDLESFLADVSLENPGEEEQAGREDALVLSTIHSAKGLEWPAVMIIDLVEDRFPSRRALQKPEDLDEERRLMYVACTRARDRLVLFVPESIYIRHLERHEPVRPSPFVLELPRECYQEVREGFGGRLSAVPGPGERPARLDASLAPRRDEPGQSATPVNGAAARMGFCTHKIYGRGKIIEHIAPDKYRVNFQNFGLKVIVAQYLEMEDA; from the coding sequence ATGCCCATCAACTACGACACCGACCTCAATCCGGCCCAGGCCGCCGCCGTACTCCACGAGTCCGGTCCCCTGCTGGTCATCGCGGGCGCGGGCTCGGGCAAGACCCGGACCATCGTCTACCGCCTAGCCCGCCTCGTGGAGCAGGGAACCCAGCCCGAGAACATCCTGCTTCTGACCTTCACCCGCAAGGCCTCGCAGGAGATGCTCGCCCGCGCGAGCCACCTTCTGCACCGGGGCCTGTCCCAGGCCTCGGGCGGCACGTTCCATTCCTTCGCCTATTCGCAGCTTCGGCGCTTCGCCAATTTCGCGGGCTATGGAAACGGCTTCACGATCATGGACCGCTCGGACGCCACCGGCCTGGTCAAGGAGGCCCGCGAGCGCCTGGCCCTGGGCAAGGGCGACAAGGCATTCCCAAAGCGCGACACGCTGCTCGAAATCGTCTCCAAGGCGCGCAACAAGGAGCGCGACGTGGACCAGGTGGTGGCCGCCGAATACATCCACCTCCTGCCCTATGCCGAGGATCTTTCGCGCATCGCCGGGGAATACGCGGCCCTGAAGAAGGCCCACGCCCTTTTGGACTACGACGACCTGCTCTTCGAGCTTGAGCGGCTGCTCGTGGCCGAGCCGCAAGTCCTGGCCCAGGTCACGGCCCGCTGGCGGCACGTGATGGTGGACGAATACCAGGACACGAACCTCGTTCAGGCCCGGCTGGTCAAGCTCCTGGCCGGGGAGGAGCGAAACGTCTGCGCCGTGGGCGACGACGCCCAGAGCATCTACGCCTTTCGCGGGGCCAACGTGGCCAACATCCTCGCCTTCGGCCAGACCTTTCCCGGCGCGGCCATCGTGCGCCTGGAGCAGAACTACCGCTCCACCCAGCCCATCCTGGACCTGACCAACCGCATTCTGGAGAACGCGCGCGAGAAGTACGACAAGCATCTCTTCACCGAGCGCGCCGACGGGGCGCTGCCCGAGGTCGTGCGCACCATCTCCGACGCCTCGCAGGCCCGCGCGGTGATGGAGAAGCTCTCCGAACTGCGCCGCGACCACGCCCTGCACGAGATCGCCGTGCTCTTCCGGGCGGGATTTCAGTCCTACCCGCTGGAGTTGGAACTGAACAAGCTCGGCGTCCCCTTCCAGAAGTTCGGCGGCATTCGCTTCACCGAGGCCGCGCACATCAAGGACGTGCTGGCCTTCCTGCGCCTGGCCGTGAACCCGGCCGACCTCTCGGCCTGGCGCAGGGCCCTGGAGCTTGTGCGCGGCATCGGCCCAAAAACCGCCCTGGCCGTGGCCCAGGCGGCCATCACCGGCGACGGCGCGACCCTGGCCAAACACGCCAAGAAGCGCCCCGCGCTGGCCGAGATCCTGGCGCTTATCGAGCGGCTGCGCGCCGAGCGGCCCGAACCCAGGCGCGCCCTGGACCTGGCCATCGGCTTTTACACGCCCATCCTCATGGAGCTTCACCCCGACGACCACCCCCGCCGCCAGCAGGGGCTGGACGAACTCATGGGCCTGTCCGCGCCCTACCGCGACCTGGAGTCCTTCCTGGCCGACGTCTCCCTGGAGAACCCCGGCGAGGAGGAGCAGGCCGGACGCGAGGACGCGCTCGTCCTTTCCACCATCCACTCGGCCAAGGGCCTGGAGTGGCCCGCGGTGATGATCATCGACCTCGTGGAGGACCGCTTCCCCTCGCGCCGGGCGCTGCAAAAACCCGAGGATCTCGACGAGGAGCGCCGCCTGATGTACGTGGCCTGCACCAGGGCGCGCGACCGGCTGGTCCTCTTCGTGCCCGAGAGCATCTACATCCGCCACCTGGAGCGCCACGAGCCGGTCAGGCCCTCGCCCTTCGTCCTGGAGTTGCCGCGCGAGTGCTACCAGGAAGTGCGCGAGGGCTTCGGCGGCCGCCTTTCGGCCGTGCCAGGACCGGGCGAGCGGCCCGCGCGCCTGGACGCGTCCCTGGCCCCACGCCGCGACGAGCCAGGCCAAAGCGCGACGCCCGTGAACGGCGCGGCCGCGCGGATGGGCTTTTGCACCCACAAGATATACGGCCGGGGCAAGATCATCGAGCACATCGCGCCGGACAAGTACCGCGTCAACTTCCAGAATTTCGGGCTCAAGGTCATCGTGGCCCAGTACCTGGAGATGGAGGACGCATGA
- the thiL gene encoding thiamine-phosphate kinase, producing MSRLRSEEDFLDLIARHFPESHPHVILGRGDDCALLRCPAEICLTTDLFLEDRHFRRAYFEPEDIGRKSLAVNVSDVLGMGARPLGFSLCLTAPTDIEAEWWERLFAGMGEIAALHGLPLVGGDLSAGDGVGLALTVWGEPWPGGEFKRRGKTRPGDALFVVGPVGLARAGLLALEEKGRAAMADFPSATAWHLCPTLFPSASELLAREPEVRGLMDVSDGLAQDVPRFLAPGQGAALAIAGCDLHPETVAKAQAAGQPPSLFAALGGEDYALLGAAPTPLVAELSARLPGLCRIGAVTDKPGLTLDGTPLGGGFDHFRED from the coding sequence ATGAGCCGCCTGCGCTCGGAAGAGGACTTCCTGGACCTCATCGCCCGGCACTTCCCGGAAAGCCATCCCCACGTGATCCTGGGCCGGGGCGACGACTGCGCGCTGCTGCGCTGCCCGGCCGAGATATGCCTGACCACGGACCTTTTCCTGGAAGACCGCCACTTCCGGCGGGCCTATTTCGAGCCCGAGGACATCGGCCGCAAGTCCCTGGCCGTGAACGTCTCGGACGTGCTGGGCATGGGCGCGCGGCCGCTTGGCTTCTCGCTGTGCCTGACCGCGCCCACGGACATCGAGGCCGAGTGGTGGGAGCGGCTCTTCGCGGGCATGGGCGAGATCGCGGCCCTGCACGGCCTGCCGCTCGTGGGCGGCGACCTCTCGGCCGGGGACGGCGTGGGGCTGGCCCTGACCGTGTGGGGCGAGCCGTGGCCCGGCGGTGAATTCAAACGGCGCGGGAAGACCAGGCCCGGCGACGCGCTTTTCGTGGTCGGCCCCGTGGGCCTGGCCCGGGCCGGGCTGCTGGCGCTGGAGGAAAAGGGCCGCGCGGCCATGGCCGACTTCCCCTCGGCCACGGCCTGGCACCTGTGCCCCACGCTTTTCCCTTCGGCTTCCGAGCTTCTCGCGCGCGAGCCCGAGGTGCGCGGCCTGATGGACGTCTCCGACGGGCTGGCCCAGGACGTGCCGCGCTTTCTCGCGCCGGGCCAGGGCGCGGCGCTCGCCATCGCCGGATGCGACCTGCACCCCGAGACCGTGGCAAAGGCCCAGGCAGCCGGACAGCCCCCCTCGCTCTTCGCGGCCCTGGGCGGCGAGGACTACGCGCTCCTCGGCGCCGCGCCAACACCGCTCGTCGCGGAGCTTTCCGCCCGGCTGCCCGGACTGTGCCGCATCGGCGCGGTCACGGACAAACCCGGCCTGACGCTCGACGGCACGCCGCTTGGCGGCGGATTCGACCATTTCCGGGAGGACTGA
- the tsaA gene encoding tRNA (N6-threonylcarbamoyladenosine(37)-N6)-methyltransferase TrmO: MDAVFHPIGTARTAYAARGDCPKQGAEGAAAGRVVLDPAFARAAAELSPGKEIWVLTWLDKADTGALAVHPRGDRNLPLTGVFSTRSPDRPCPIGLHRCRITAVSGLEIAVDALEAADGTPVLDIKPVIGGDAPRPPLEGAMDTARTDEAVAAIIRAGRLGWERGVFSGRNGNISMRLGETVLITASGASKGRLTPDDILAVNLAGGAPCGGPRRTAKPSSEMPAHLCIYRAQSEAMAVVHTHPPHLLALDQALPEGKGLFDLTLYETEVYKEKYATVPPLPPGGERLGEIVGKTARHKEALLMRRHGLICWGKSIEDALALTEEIEGLARVRWLMLAGER, encoded by the coding sequence ATGGACGCGGTGTTTCATCCCATCGGGACGGCCAGGACGGCCTATGCCGCGCGCGGCGACTGCCCAAAGCAGGGGGCCGAGGGCGCGGCCGCGGGACGGGTGGTTCTCGATCCCGCCTTTGCCCGGGCAGCGGCCGAGCTTTCGCCGGGAAAGGAGATCTGGGTGCTGACCTGGCTCGACAAGGCAGATACCGGCGCCCTGGCCGTGCATCCGCGCGGCGACAGGAACCTTCCCCTGACCGGCGTCTTCTCCACCCGTTCGCCGGACCGTCCCTGCCCCATCGGGCTGCACCGCTGCCGCATCACGGCCGTCTCGGGCCTGGAAATAGCGGTGGACGCCCTGGAGGCGGCGGACGGCACGCCCGTTCTGGACATCAAGCCGGTCATCGGCGGCGACGCTCCGCGCCCGCCCCTCGAGGGGGCCATGGACACGGCCCGAACGGACGAGGCCGTGGCCGCGATCATCCGCGCGGGCCGCCTGGGCTGGGAGCGCGGCGTGTTCTCGGGCCGCAACGGCAACATCTCCATGCGCCTGGGAGAGACGGTCCTGATCACGGCCTCGGGCGCGAGCAAGGGCCGCCTGACACCGGACGACATCCTGGCCGTGAACCTGGCCGGCGGCGCGCCGTGCGGCGGACCGAGGAGAACGGCCAAGCCTTCCTCGGAGATGCCCGCGCATCTGTGCATCTACCGCGCGCAGTCCGAGGCCATGGCCGTGGTCCACACCCACCCGCCGCACCTTTTGGCCCTGGATCAGGCGCTGCCCGAGGGCAAAGGGCTCTTCGACCTCACGCTCTACGAAACCGAGGTCTACAAAGAGAAGTACGCCACGGTCCCGCCCCTGCCGCCCGGCGGCGAGCGCCTGGGCGAGATCGTGGGCAAGACCGCCCGCCACAAGGAGGCCTTGCTCATGCGCCGCCATGGGCTTATATGCTGGGGGAAAAGCATCGAGGACGCCCTGGCCCTGACCGAGGAGATCGAGGGGCTGGCACGCGTCCGCTGGCTGATGCTCGCCGGAGAACGATGA
- a CDS encoding HD-GYP domain-containing protein, producing the protein MKNAPPPKAAPGGAARKIAHPGAVGGEVTSEDGTRFFAVSPLMLFPETTPEFRVYLNQGGRFVLYTRESESFDETTRRALFNLGIDKVFVLAEQKDRYNDYLEVNLARILDDSSIPVEERAQTFYGAAEAILEEIYSTRLPEGLSKKLHDRVLSFVEETVRFLSRDDSLKNLAKLISHDFSIFSHSVHVYAFAVALMSAYGLSDEECVRAGLGAILHDIGKAKIPRSILEKAPAELSEEEQGKLRLHPIHGVSMCSMLPLTQDSVNVILFHHERYDGKGYPTGTAGTNIPLAVRIVSVCDVYDNLTTAKPRQKALTPFEALKRMREDRAGAFDLDVFKRFVLVLSGAEIV; encoded by the coding sequence ATGAAAAACGCACCACCCCCGAAAGCCGCGCCCGGCGGCGCTGCACGCAAAATTGCCCACCCCGGCGCGGTGGGCGGCGAGGTCACATCCGAGGACGGAACCAGATTCTTCGCGGTCTCGCCGCTCATGCTCTTTCCCGAGACCACGCCCGAATTCCGCGTCTACCTGAACCAGGGCGGACGCTTCGTGCTCTACACGCGCGAGAGCGAGAGCTTCGACGAGACCACGCGGCGCGCGCTCTTCAATCTGGGTATCGACAAGGTCTTCGTGCTCGCCGAGCAGAAGGACCGCTACAACGACTACCTGGAAGTGAACCTCGCCCGCATCCTCGACGACTCCTCGATCCCCGTGGAGGAGCGCGCCCAGACCTTCTACGGCGCGGCCGAGGCCATTCTGGAAGAGATATACTCCACGCGCCTGCCCGAGGGCCTCTCGAAGAAGCTGCACGACCGGGTGCTGAGCTTCGTGGAGGAGACCGTGCGTTTCCTCTCCCGCGACGACTCGCTGAAGAATCTGGCCAAGCTCATCTCGCACGACTTCTCGATCTTCTCCCACTCCGTGCACGTCTACGCCTTTGCCGTGGCCCTCATGAGCGCCTACGGCCTCTCGGACGAGGAGTGCGTGCGCGCGGGCCTGGGCGCGATCCTGCACGACATCGGCAAGGCTAAGATTCCGCGCTCCATCCTCGAAAAGGCCCCGGCCGAACTAAGCGAGGAAGAGCAGGGCAAGCTCAGGCTGCATCCCATCCACGGCGTGTCCATGTGCTCCATGCTGCCCCTCACCCAGGACAGCGTGAACGTCATCCTCTTCCACCACGAGCGGTACGACGGCAAGGGCTACCCCACGGGTACGGCCGGGACGAACATCCCCCTGGCCGTGCGCATCGTCTCGGTCTGCGACGTCTACGACAACCTGACCACGGCCAAGCCGCGCCAAAAAGCGCTCACGCCCTTCGAGGCGCTCAAGCGCATGCGCGAGGACCGGGCCGGAGCCTTCGACCTCGACGTCTTCAAGCGTTTCGTGCTCGTTCTCTCCGGCGCGGAGATCGTCTAG
- a CDS encoding geranylgeranyl reductase family protein gives MHDIAVAGAGPAGASAARAAAGAGLSVVLLDKDVFPRHKPCGGALSEQALAALGFPLPAYIAEREYHGGILCMESSRLQVQRPWRAGVLVTRRDFDALLVDMARRAGAVVREGEEVLGLSRQADGVSLHTRRATYRARLALVCEGASGRLKRAVRPPDRPEDYNYCVCADVPAEAARKVSGRDLPDPTRPDHPLVLQFGISQVSYGWIFPRREDVSVGMGELGVNRRKAVADLRRFLADWGLLAPPALMGHKIPMGGVPRPIHRDRVLLAGDAGGFADPLLGEGIAHAIRTGQWAAQAAHQALDAGDPGRAGPIFERLTRPLDEEMRHALRLVRALERAPRRLIKAIMTDEKALARYVDILSGRETYAAFTAFLKRRLPWNTLRTLWV, from the coding sequence ATGCACGACATCGCGGTCGCAGGAGCGGGCCCGGCCGGGGCCAGCGCGGCCCGGGCAGCGGCCGGGGCCGGATTGTCCGTCGTGCTTTTGGACAAAGACGTCTTTCCCCGCCACAAGCCCTGCGGCGGCGCTCTCTCCGAGCAGGCCCTCGCGGCTCTGGGCTTTCCCCTGCCCGCGTATATAGCGGAGCGCGAATACCACGGCGGCATCCTGTGCATGGAGTCTTCGCGACTGCAGGTGCAACGGCCCTGGCGCGCCGGAGTGCTGGTCACGCGGCGCGACTTCGACGCCCTGCTCGTGGACATGGCCCGCAGGGCCGGAGCCGTGGTGCGCGAAGGCGAGGAGGTGCTCGGTCTTTCGCGGCAGGCCGACGGCGTGAGCCTGCACACGCGGCGGGCCACGTACCGGGCGCGGCTGGCCTTGGTCTGCGAGGGGGCGAGCGGCAGGCTCAAGCGGGCCGTGCGGCCGCCGGACAGGCCCGAGGACTACAACTACTGCGTCTGTGCCGACGTCCCGGCCGAGGCCGCGCGTAAAGTCTCGGGGCGCGACCTCCCGGACCCCACGCGGCCGGACCACCCGCTGGTGCTGCAATTCGGCATCAGTCAGGTCAGCTACGGCTGGATATTTCCCCGCCGCGAGGACGTCTCCGTGGGCATGGGCGAGTTGGGCGTGAACCGGCGCAAGGCCGTGGCCGATCTGCGGCGTTTTCTGGCCGACTGGGGGCTTTTGGCCCCGCCCGCGCTCATGGGCCACAAGATTCCCATGGGCGGGGTGCCGCGCCCCATACACCGCGACCGCGTGCTCTTGGCCGGGGATGCGGGCGGTTTCGCCGACCCGCTGCTTGGCGAGGGCATCGCCCACGCCATCCGGACCGGGCAGTGGGCCGCGCAGGCCGCGCATCAGGCCCTGGACGCGGGCGATCCGGGTCGCGCCGGGCCGATTTTCGAGCGCCTGACGCGGCCCCTGGACGAGGAGATGCGCCATGCGCTCAGGCTCGTTCGCGCCCTGGAGCGCGCCCCCCGTCGCCTGATAAAGGCCATCATGACCGACGAAAAGGCGCTGGCCCGCTACGTGGACATCCTTTCAGGCCGCGAAACCTATGCGGCCTTCACGGCCTTCCTCAAACGCCGCCTGCCTTGGAATACGCTGCGCACGCTCTGGGTCTGA
- a CDS encoding HAD family hydrolase, translating to MLPVTPLYRLSAMILDFDGTLAELTIDFTAMKRRLAALATAYLEDEPPEQEMPVLEWLDHLTCAIQAVEGRDLAVEFNTRARFLVMDMELAAARAGRLFPFARPSLDRLRTSGLRLAVITRNCAPAVRIVFPDIADHVDVVLTREDVTRPKPDPAHAGAALAALRARPGETLMVGDHPLDMAAGAGVGLISAGVATGRVSEDVLAEAGAWLTAPDLPALLDMLAARGLL from the coding sequence ATGCTGCCCGTTACTCCCTTGTACCGCCTCTCGGCCATGATCCTCGATTTCGACGGCACCCTGGCCGAGTTGACCATCGACTTCACGGCCATGAAGCGCCGTCTGGCCGCGCTGGCCACGGCCTATCTCGAGGACGAGCCGCCCGAACAGGAAATGCCGGTGCTCGAATGGCTGGACCACCTGACCTGCGCCATCCAGGCCGTGGAAGGCCGCGATCTGGCCGTGGAGTTCAACACACGCGCCCGCTTCCTGGTCATGGACATGGAGTTGGCCGCCGCGCGGGCCGGACGCCTCTTCCCCTTCGCCCGGCCCTCCCTGGACAGGCTCAGGACAAGCGGGTTGCGGCTCGCGGTCATCACCCGCAACTGCGCCCCGGCCGTGCGCATCGTCTTTCCCGACATCGCGGACCACGTAGACGTGGTGCTCACGCGCGAGGACGTGACGCGGCCAAAGCCCGATCCGGCCCACGCGGGCGCTGCGCTTGCGGCCCTTCGCGCCCGCCCGGGCGAGACGCTGATGGTCGGCGACCACCCCCTGGACATGGCGGCCGGGGCAGGCGTGGGGCTGATCAGCGCGGGCGTGGCCACAGGCCGCGTGAGCGAGGATGTCCTGGCCGAGGCCGGGGCTTGGCTGACCGCGCCCGACCTGCCCGCCCTGCTCGACATGCTCGCCGCGCGCGGCCTGCTGTAG
- a CDS encoding helix-turn-helix domain-containing protein, with protein sequence MPAARADEARRVLHALGGQEAPSSWREALSGFSPGEALRGARAKEGLTQKALAAKLGVSQANLSQMEHDARPIGKAMAKRLAGILDVDYRLFL encoded by the coding sequence GTGCCCGCCGCCAGGGCGGACGAGGCCCGCCGCGTCCTGCACGCCCTTGGCGGCCAGGAGGCGCCCTCCTCCTGGCGCGAGGCGCTGTCCGGCTTCTCGCCGGGCGAGGCGCTGCGCGGAGCCCGCGCCAAGGAAGGGCTGACGCAAAAGGCCCTGGCCGCCAAGCTCGGCGTGAGCCAGGCCAACCTCTCCCAGATGGAGCACGACGCCCGGCCCATCGGCAAGGCCATGGCCAAGCGGCTGGCCGGGATTCTCGACGTGGACTACCGCCTCTTCCTCTAG